The Naumovozyma dairenensis CBS 421 chromosome 2, complete genome genome segment CAACATCTTTATTCTTGGCCGCACTTTCGTTTGTACCACtattcatattattattgttcttgttcGGAAgttcgttattattattattcgtgttgttattattagtatttgaatttgtaaAACCATTctgattattattattattactatcaATCATGCCaaaattgaacaattcAGCAGCAGAAGCCATATTTGgattattgttattattgttatccACTGCGGTGGTATTCATGTTATTCATCATGTCCATGTATTGCAGTTGGTGGTGTTGTTGAATTGTACTGAATTCTATGTTTGAAGTTGTTGCATTGTTTGATGCAGTAGAACTCTCCCTTGTTTCTTCCGattgctgttgctgttgttgtggCGGACCATTCATATGCGATTGGTATTGCATCggttgttgctgttgatgatgatgctgttgttgtaattgtaTTCGATGTAGTAACATttgctgttgctgctgctgttgctgttgttgttgctgttgttgattGGATCTTACCGTTGTCCCTGTTGATATTGGTGTACCTacttttgttgttgatgatgatgataattgtGTTGGTATCTGTCCTTGTTCTATCATTCCGTTCGGATGAGGATGTGGAAAAGACTGATCTGGATGCGGGCCTCGTATCATTTgtgattgttgttgttgctgaGGATCTATGTAcatggaagaaaaattattgttattcgGAGCATTTGCTGAGTCAGATGGGAAATGCTGTTGTGGTTGTGGTTGTGGCGGGTATGGCGTCGGCCTACCATTGAATTGTTTCTGTTGTTGTGACGGTTGCTGTTGTGGTTGGGGTTGCGATTGAGGTTGCGGTTGACGTTGTTGAGGTTGTAAAGATCCtatatttccattttgtctttgtagttgttgttgttgttgctgctcAGGATATCCGTTTTGCATTGCGATCATACTATTTGGGATGTTTTGGTTATTCACATTCATATCTGatctttgttgttgttgttgttgttgttgttgtgcTTGAGCTTGTGCTTGAGCATGTGATTGTGATTGTGGATAATTATTCATATTTGATTGCGGGATGCCATAGGATGATGGGTTCTTGTTTATTGGATGAATATTGGGATATGAATTTTCTCTTGAATCGTTTACAGGAACATAATAAAtgttattactattattattagtattagtaTTAGTGTTACTATTGTTAGACATGGGGAAAGTTGCACTTGGAGGGGCTGACGCGGGTAGGTTTTGTTCTTGAGGGTTCGATAATCTTtgtgttgttgttgctgttgttaTAGGCTGAATTGTAGAACTATTCAGTTCAGTTGCAGAATGAGGTATTCTTGTCTGTTGGttgttaatattattcattttttgataattaGAATATGTATCATTAACATTATTACTTGAGTTCGGTAGATATTGTGCTGTTATAGGAGCTGCTGTTGAATTTCTAGGTCCTCTGCTATTgtttatattcatattcattgccatattcatatttggatgaatatttgaaggTGCATTAGGAGGCATATTCATGTTCATGCCCACATTCATGTTCATGTTTGGAGgcatattcatattcacGTTCAAAGGAATATtagtattgttattattagtattgtTATTGCTAGTACTATTATTAACCCTCATTGATTTGGGACCATTTTGTTGGTATGTTTGAGGTTGAGATTGAGTTTGTTGTGGTGGAGgcatttgattttgatttcgttgttgctgttgttgctgttgttgtagTAGTTGTGACGTTGCCATTTGATTTTgtctatatttttcagGTAAAATTGGATAAATATTCCCATAATCAGATTCATCTTTTACTAGTAATTCCGCTGGAGTATTTTCTataaattcattcattgCATAAAATGATTCCCACCATTCTAAAAGGAAAGTTTGGGGAGAATTAATTAACATGTCAgctttaaataatttggCAGGTTGTTTAGTGgaaattaattttgaagtagtgaattttttcttatttaaatcaCCATTTGGATTCGCTAACGCCATTGGTATTTCAGCCTCTTTAAGGAATTGAGAAGCTGCTTCATAATATCTCATTTCTAAAAGGtagttatatatatgagcgtataataattgttttgaaTTACTTGCCTTTGCATCAGATACGAAGGCATTAGTATCGAATAAAAGTTCAGGATCGCTGGTCAAGTTAGTGCCAGTGCTGCTTGCGGAACtgttaccattattattgctgCTTCTTGTGGTACCGTTACCGTTaccatcaatattattggtattattattagttgcAGTAACAgatgtattattattattggtatttgAACTTGTCTTCCTCATTTTATGAGGTTTCTTATTTGCTTGTGATTTAGTACTGGGAACTGAGACTGATGCAGATCTCTGAGCGGTTGAAGCGGCTGATGGTGACGATGGCCGGcgttgctgttgttgatgCTGTTCATTAGTATAATTGGACATAATGGACTAACAGTTGGCAAACCGGTATTGCGATAGTAAATGTTACCTTGTATTTTTGACAGCTTTATTGAGCAgcttgttattattattgttgttccTCACTGTGTTTGAACGtgtatttgtttgtttattcaTGGGGACCCACCTAAATGTAAATGTAAATGTAAACGTAGACTACTTACTACTTACTACTTACCTAGTACTATGTGATAATAGTACACTCCCCAACGTATGTAAATCTCTAAATTCCCTTGCCACGCCAAAATGGCAATTTCGATAGCCGCGGATCCTCTCGGAGCACATACCGCGGAGCCCATAACTGCCGTCCGTGTATATAACACACTGTAAGAGAAATGAATTACTCCATCTGCCAAAAGTGGGTTTTGTAACCTTTATATTGAGTCGGCTAATATCGCAAAACTAACAAGTTAAGTGACGTCTCTTTCAAAGTTACATCAACAGAAGAATACAACGATGGCTAGACCGAAAGTGTCTCAAATACAATCAATTAAACATGTATATTGgttctctttctttttatcCTGTATTTCTTCGTGTCAAGTTATATATCTTAGGCCTCAAGtaattgaaagaaaattaagGTTCCCTAAGTAAAGTAAACATAAaagtaataattttcttttcgttAAACCCGATTCAAGGTTCGTCCTTGGCAGGTGACACCTTTGTAGTCTTCACCTctgtatttcttttttttataacAAGATTCCAGACTGGCATTCCAACTACAAATTTCAGCTTACAGTCTAACGTAGACTTCCAGGACTGTAAAGGGTTTAACCCGACCCGGTATTCTTCCCTTCCTAAACCACCTGGTAGATACCGAATGACCagggaaaaaaatattctagCTGTTGACTACACCAGTACTGTTCAGGAATTCATCGATCACTACAAGATCGCGAGccaaaaaaacaaattgGGAAACAACGAATGGACGTCTTACAAAGATGCGTTTATAAATGTTCCCTAAATAATACTCTTGCTGTTTTTGCTTACTTACCTCATTAAATAATACTTAGCGTTACTTATGCGAATATTGCCTCGTTATTAGTAGTACTTTCGGAGTTTTCGTTGAAGGGTTTTCTTTAACAGACTTATACCTACGtatactatttttttctcgaaacatttcaaatctggaaaagaagaaatctaCTTACCTTTTACATGGATCAGAAAGCTGAAAAGTATTCATGAAGGATCTCAGTGGAATTTTAGATCATCATGTTCACTTATCATCCCCAGTCAAGCCGCTTCCTCCTTCGATTATGTCTCAAATCTATGAAGTATAGAGTTACGATACATATACGGTCCCTGACGGCCCAATACCCTCAACTTCGTCACTATAACGTCTTAGCGATAGAAACTTCATGTGATGATACATGTCTTGCCATAATAAACAGATCATCGTCGACATCATTACCAGAAAATAACTCTACAATACGATGCAACTTGAAATCTACATTAAATAGTAAATCCGATGGTGGAATCATCCCCACGAAAGCACAAGAACATCATCAATCATCCATCTCAGATCTAATATCTGAATCATTGACGTACCTTCCAGCGAACGAGAAGATAGATTTAATCTGTACTACGAGAGGTCCAGGGATGATGGGATCACTTTCTACTGGATTGACTATGGGGAAGGGGTTATCTTTGGCTTGGAATATACGATGGTTGGTGTTCATCATATTTTGGGTACATTTATTGATTCCAAGAATGTTTGCcgatgaggatgatgaaTTGGATTTCCCATTTATTAGTTTAATCGTTAGTGGTGGTCATACATGTTTGATTTATTCTGAATCAGTTTTGAAACATGAAATTTTGGTGGATACGTTGGATATTGCATTGGGTGATTCATTGGATAAATGTGGGAGAGAAATTGGTATTAATGGGAATATGATTGGtaaagaaatggaaaaacTTACTAAGAGTTAC includes the following:
- the NDAI0B03260 gene encoding LisH domain-containing protein (similar to Saccharomyces cerevisiae MSS11 (YMR164C); ancestral locus Anc_2.346) gives rise to the protein MSNYTNEQHQQQQRRPSSPSAASTAQRSASVSVPSTKSQANKKPHKMRKTSSNTNNNNTSVTATNNNTNNIDGNGNGTTRSSNNNGNSSASSTGTNLTSDPELLFDTNAFVSDAKASNSKQLLYAHIYNYLLEMRYYEAASQFLKEAEIPMALANPNGDLNKKKFTTSKLISTKQPAKLFKADMLINSPQTFLLEWWESFYAMNEFIENTPAELLVKDESDYGNIYPILPEKYRQNQMATSQLLQQQQQQQQRNQNQMPPPQQTQSQPQTYQQNGPKSMRVNNSTSNNNTNNNNTNIPLNVNMNMPPNMNMNVGMNMNMPPNAPSNIHPNMNMAMNMNINNSRGPRNSTAAPITAQYLPNSSNNVNDTYSNYQKMNNINNQQTRIPHSATELNSSTIQPITTATTTQRLSNPQEQNLPASAPPSATFPMSNNSNTNTNTNNNSNNIYYVPVNDSRENSYPNIHPINKNPSSYGIPQSNMNNYPQSQSHAQAQAQAQQQQQQQQQRSDMNVNNQNIPNSMIAMQNGYPEQQQQQQLQRQNGNIGSLQPQQRQPQPQSQPQPQQQPSQQQKQFNGRPTPYPPQPQPQQHFPSDSANAPNNNNFSSMYIDPQQQQQSQMIRGPHPDQSFPHPHPNGMIEQGQIPTQLSSSSTTKVGTPISTGTTVRSNQQQQQQQQQQQQQQMLLHRIQLQQQHHHQQQQPMQYQSHMNGPPQQQQQQSEETRESSTASNNATTSNIEFSTIQQHHQLQYMDMMNNMNTTAVDNNNNNNPNMASAAELFNFGMIDSNNNNNQNGFTNSNTNNNNTNNNNNELPNKNNNNMNSGTNESAAKNKDVVGDNDTGL
- the QRI7 gene encoding putative N(6)-L-threonylcarbamoyladenine synthase (similar to Saccharomyces cerevisiae QRI7 (YDL104C); ancestral locus Anc_2.343); protein product: MFTYHPQSSRFLLRLCLKSMKYRVTIHIRSLTAQYPQLRHYNVLAIETSCDDTCLAIINRSSSTSLPENNSTIRCNLKSTLNSKSDGGIIPTKAQEHHQSSISDLISESLTYLPANEKIDLICTTRGPGMMGSLSTGLTMGKGLSLAWNIRWLVFIIFWVHLLIPRMFADEDDELDFPFISLIVSGGHTCLIYSESVLKHEILVDTLDIALGDSLDKCGREIGINGNMIGKEMEKLTKSYTIDKKKNDQRMILPNPLKRTNEFAFSFAPFLTAVKTHLSSNNIDPKDVAIDVQKEMAYEIQEAIFDHLLLRIKKYMIINHKRFKHVKNFICSGGVSANSRLRIKLNNGLNEFFKNFHYPPLEYCTDNALMIGWAGIELYENKTYPNLRSNRNVLPIRKWPLNDLLNVPGWQWDGIK